AACGTTTGCATATAGAATGGTATCATCATTTATAATGCTGCCGGCACCGACATAAACATGCGGATAGATATGGACTCTATTCCCTATAATAACATTATTATCGATGAAACACATTGGAGATAGGTGAACATCTTTACCGAGCTGTGTGCTTTTACCAATGACTGCCCTGCCGTCTATACCCCATTCCGGCTGTATTACCGGGTGAAACTTTGCAACGAGCCTTGCGAATGCAAGGTACGGATCTTTAACCACAACCTGCGTAAGGTTAAGGTTATCTATGTGACTGCTTACCATGACTGCGGATGCCCTGGTTTTATGTACAAGTGGAAGATACTTTGGGTTTGCAACAAAAGAGATGTCACCCTCTTTGGCATCTTCAAGGCTTGTAACATCATTGATTAAGATATTTTCATCACCTATTATATTGCCATTTACAAGCTGTGCAAGATCTTTAAGTATGGGCATAATATAACCCCTTTTTCACTTTTTAGCCTTTGCTGTTTGCTCATTAAAGAGTTTCATCACCCTATCCGTTAGGTCCTCATTCTTGGGAGCATACAAAATACCGCTTTGAGTCTTTTCCAGTATAAGGGTATAGTGGTCCCTGATGCCGATTCCTTGTATTATACCCTGAAGTTGTCCAATTATATGCTTTGTAAGCTCGCCGTCCTTTTCCTGCAGCTCTTTTTCATACTTTTGTACCATCTGCAAAAAACTATCTCTTTTTTGTACAAACTCGGCTTGCTTTTCCTGAAGTGCGCTTTCTGAAAGGATGGCACTCTGCGTCTCTAAGCTTTTCTGCATTGTTTCAAGCTCTTTCTTTTTTGCATCAAGTTCTGCTTTCCTTGAAGCAAATTGTTTTTCAAGTGCTGCCTTTGCCTGCCTGCCTTCATTTGATTCAAGAAGAATCTTCTGAAGATCTATGTACCCGATCTTGGTACCGGGCTCTGCACCGTATGCCGATACATAAGGTGCAATCACTGCCATTACCACCGCTAATATTGTTAAAAACTTTTTCATAATCTTACCTCCATAAGTTTTAATATGTTGTTCCGAGTGTAAACTCAAATACATTTGGCTTATCGGTCGGCCTTGGATTAATAGGAAATCCCCATTCAAACCTGAATGGAGCGATCGGTGTAATCCACCTTATACCAAAGCCATACCCCATCTGTAACGGGTCTTCAAAATACTGTTGATTCTCTGCATAAGCATTTCCTGCATCAAAGAATGTAACACCGTATATCTTTGCTTCTTTGATCAGTGGAAAAACAAATTCTGCTGTAGTGCTTATCATTTTGTTCCCACCATATACGAGTTGTGT
This region of Deltaproteobacteria bacterium genomic DNA includes:
- a CDS encoding OmpH family outer membrane protein, producing the protein MKKFLTILAVVMAVIAPYVSAYGAEPGTKIGYIDLQKILLESNEGRQAKAALEKQFASRKAELDAKKKELETMQKSLETQSAILSESALQEKQAEFVQKRDSFLQMVQKYEKELQEKDGELTKHIIGQLQGIIQGIGIRDHYTLILEKTQSGILYAPKNEDLTDRVMKLFNEQTAKAKK